One segment of Acidianus sp. HS-5 DNA contains the following:
- a CDS encoding BadF/BadG/BcrA/BcrD ATPase family protein, producing MILAVDGGATKTVALLFDEESFKIKGVGLAGSSNFAVVGERKAEESLRKAISEAEGDKADKAVFCLAGIGDSEEDTKRGIDLVRRIFLNSQVFNDGVGAYRATNLFEDGGVFAPGTGSVAFYQKNGESHRVGGWSWIFGDEGSASWIAKTAITYATRVVDGIEESSELPKAIEEYFKLPFREAVIRLSKDQDKRLIASFAVMVDSLAMKGDPLALRVMNEAADYIVRMIDRLRKEGGKVSVIGGVMNSKIIRSVVSPLGVEIFYSYQAVLGGIVLAGVKMSFEERNKLAKELTEKIYNLPEEELKSYLFINPKLKNSET from the coding sequence GTGATACTCGCAGTAGATGGAGGGGCCACAAAGACGGTTGCATTACTTTTTGATGAGGAGAGCTTTAAGATTAAAGGAGTAGGCTTAGCGGGATCTTCAAATTTTGCAGTAGTTGGAGAAAGAAAAGCTGAAGAAAGCTTAAGGAAGGCAATAAGCGAAGCAGAAGGTGATAAAGCTGATAAGGCAGTATTTTGTTTAGCAGGAATAGGAGATTCTGAAGAAGATACTAAAAGAGGAATAGATCTCGTTAGGAGGATCTTCCTGAACTCTCAAGTTTTTAACGATGGTGTAGGAGCTTATAGGGCAACTAACCTCTTTGAGGACGGAGGAGTTTTTGCTCCAGGGACAGGAAGTGTAGCCTTTTATCAGAAGAACGGTGAGTCACATAGGGTTGGAGGTTGGAGTTGGATTTTCGGTGACGAAGGTTCTGCTTCTTGGATCGCTAAGACTGCAATAACTTATGCAACTAGGGTAGTTGATGGGATTGAAGAGAGTAGTGAATTACCTAAAGCTATTGAAGAATATTTTAAACTCCCTTTTAGGGAGGCTGTAATTAGGCTTTCTAAAGATCAAGATAAGAGGCTCATTGCGAGTTTTGCCGTTATGGTTGATAGTCTAGCTATGAAAGGAGATCCTTTAGCTTTAAGAGTAATGAACGAGGCAGCTGATTACATTGTAAGAATGATTGATAGGCTCAGGAAAGAAGGAGGAAAGGTTTCCGTAATAGGTGGTGTAATGAATTCGAAGATAATAAGGAGCGTAGTTTCTCCTCTTGGTGTTGAGATCTTTTATAGTTATCAAGCAGTCTTGGGCGGTATAGTCTTGGCAGGAGTTAAAATGAGTTTTGAGGAGAGGAATAAGCTTGCTAAGGAATTAACTGAAAAAATCTATAATTTACCAGAAGAAGAACTAAAAAGCTATTTATTTATAAATCCTAAATTAAAAAATAGTGAAACTTAA
- a CDS encoding (Fe-S)-binding protein, with protein sequence MPFPVDKRVCSSWAKDLPRGGDTIIYTSCMYQIEPSVGTFLKLLPSISSLKGLMPLARVVKPSKTQLERAYRILNNIVIALKKSGINTGYLYEDEPYSGAILLEMGFLDEFGEYARKVVKLFKEKGVKRIITVDPHTHNALTRYKEFVNHDIDVVNYLELVNYTKEVKGEFTIHDSCLYSRFLGLREKYRELLRKSGIKLIEDEKITGKDTSSCCGGPLGPVDLKVSEKIAENRAKDLEKLNKKLLVVCPICYVTLLPHFSGEIKDISEVIF encoded by the coding sequence ATGCCCTTTCCCGTGGATAAAAGAGTATGCAGTAGTTGGGCTAAGGATTTACCTAGAGGAGGAGATACTATTATTTACACTTCATGTATGTATCAAATAGAGCCTTCAGTAGGAACATTCCTTAAACTCTTACCTTCAATTTCTTCCCTCAAGGGTTTAATGCCCCTAGCTAGAGTAGTTAAACCGTCTAAGACTCAGCTAGAAAGAGCTTACAGGATTTTAAACAACATCGTCATAGCACTCAAAAAATCTGGAATAAATACTGGCTACCTTTACGAAGACGAACCTTACAGCGGTGCAATACTTCTAGAAATGGGTTTTTTAGACGAATTCGGAGAATATGCACGAAAGGTCGTTAAACTATTCAAGGAGAAGGGAGTAAAGAGGATAATAACTGTAGATCCTCACACTCACAACGCTTTAACTAGGTATAAGGAATTCGTAAATCATGATATTGATGTTGTGAATTACCTAGAGTTGGTAAATTATACTAAGGAAGTTAAAGGAGAGTTCACAATACATGATTCATGTTTATATTCAAGGTTTCTAGGTTTAAGAGAAAAATACAGAGAGCTACTAAGAAAGTCAGGAATAAAGCTGATAGAGGATGAGAAAATAACTGGAAAGGACACATCATCGTGTTGCGGAGGTCCTTTGGGACCTGTAGATTTAAAGGTGAGCGAAAAAATTGCAGAAAATAGGGCTAAGGACTTAGAAAAGCTCAACAAGAAACTCCTCGTAGTTTGCCCTATTTGTTACGTAACTCTCTTACCTCACTTTAGCGGAGAAATAAAAGATATTTCGGAGGTGATATTTTGA
- a CDS encoding lactate utilization protein B — MLSWDIAVSRAINNAVPRVYKVLNEHPYIPELAKRLRGAKLEVLNNLEKYVEETIQSVKNNGGNAYYVHDAKEAQEIVGKIVGKEKIVVMGKSMVAYELGIRKYLESLENEVWETDLGEFLIQQANEPPSHIIAPAIHMTKERVGKLLKEKIGGVDENSKVEDMVAVVRKFLREKFIKADVGITGANAIAADTGSILLVENEGNIRFTTVSPPIHIAIAGVEKILPTLADAMIEPLVQSAYAGLYPPTYVNLTSGPSSTADIEHNRVRPAHGPREFHLILVDNGRVKANKDEVLREALLCIRCGRCHFHCPVYRAIGNVWGDPPYSGPMGAMWSYVVDGDSKPAMYCVHSGNCKEVCPMQINIPRVLEYIKNKGIHNDSGGFNA; from the coding sequence ATTTTGAGCTGGGATATAGCGGTTTCTAGAGCTATAAATAACGCAGTACCTAGAGTTTATAAAGTACTAAACGAGCATCCTTACATCCCAGAGTTGGCTAAGAGACTTAGGGGAGCAAAGCTAGAGGTCCTCAATAACTTGGAAAAATACGTTGAAGAGACTATACAGTCTGTAAAAAACAACGGTGGAAACGCTTACTACGTTCACGATGCTAAGGAAGCTCAAGAAATTGTTGGAAAAATAGTAGGCAAAGAAAAGATTGTAGTAATGGGTAAATCAATGGTAGCTTATGAGTTAGGAATTAGAAAATACTTGGAAAGCTTGGAAAATGAAGTCTGGGAGACAGACTTAGGAGAGTTCCTAATTCAACAGGCAAATGAGCCTCCTTCACATATAATTGCTCCTGCAATTCACATGACTAAGGAAAGAGTAGGCAAACTGTTGAAGGAAAAGATTGGAGGAGTTGATGAAAATTCTAAAGTTGAGGACATGGTTGCTGTTGTTAGGAAATTCTTGAGAGAGAAGTTCATTAAAGCAGATGTAGGAATAACTGGAGCAAACGCAATTGCCGCAGATACCGGTTCTATACTCCTAGTAGAGAATGAGGGAAACATAAGGTTCACTACAGTTTCTCCTCCAATTCACATAGCGATTGCAGGAGTTGAAAAGATCCTGCCAACCTTAGCTGACGCAATGATAGAGCCTTTAGTTCAGTCTGCTTACGCTGGTTTATACCCACCAACTTACGTTAATTTAACTTCGGGACCAAGCTCAACTGCAGATATTGAACATAATAGAGTTAGACCGGCTCACGGACCTAGGGAGTTTCATCTCATCCTTGTTGATAACGGGAGAGTTAAAGCTAACAAGGACGAAGTGCTGAGGGAAGCCCTTCTGTGTATTAGGTGCGGTAGATGTCACTTCCACTGTCCAGTTTATAGAGCTATAGGTAACGTTTGGGGAGATCCTCCTTATAGTGGACCAATGGGTGCAATGTGGTCTTACGTTGTAGACGGTGATTCAAAGCCTGCAATGTACTGTGTTCATTCTGGAAATTGTAAGGAAGTTTGCCCAATGCAGATAAATATTCCTAGAGTGCTGGAGTATATTAAAAATAAAGGAATTCATAATGATAGTGGCGGCTTTAATGCTTAG
- a CDS encoding chloride channel protein translates to MIVAALMLSLGKLPYFEKWILLGVLIGISVGVFSIAFTVLLNLFQFLFIHEILHVEYPKPLGEGGKLIIPPFHPNLLIPGIVGLGGLIAGILIYRISPETAGGGLDFAITTYHKLQGKIRKRVAFVELFTSTIILGSGGSAGDLGPMGLIGGSLGSTIAQLLDLTPEDMRKAVAVGIGAGIGAIFKAPIGGALLSAEILYRRDLEPDVILPSMVSAAIAYSIYGSYVGFQPLFGTYPFCFSPLRLPFYALFGVIIGVLSIFFVTLYSSIASAFKRLKIRSELKPAIGGILVGLLVLLFPEVLGTGYGWDNLLEFGVIPSLPLPCAFLLLIAIVKMISSSLTIGSGGSGGIEAPAFEIGAFLGSSYGLITHNLFPTIVPVIAPFVVIGMLTMFGAAAKAPLSVMIIITEMTSSLQLLPGEMIAVAIAYAISGKYSLYPSQYPTRRDSPAHRSEYEIPVMEEIRIKEVPLTELKIKENDDITLAKKMMEEEGYLSLPVVDNEGNFVGAIFYRDIVNKQGKVRDYAVRGVPYVTPSANIEHAWEIITRTKSRWVAVVDKGKLLGVVTLDDLFIVYEKELRKIHNHE, encoded by the coding sequence ATGATAGTGGCGGCTTTAATGCTTAGCCTGGGCAAGCTACCTTATTTTGAAAAATGGATACTTCTAGGAGTTTTAATAGGAATATCTGTTGGAGTATTTTCAATTGCATTCACTGTTCTCCTTAATCTTTTTCAGTTTCTTTTCATTCACGAAATTCTTCACGTCGAGTATCCTAAACCTTTGGGAGAAGGTGGGAAACTCATAATTCCCCCTTTTCATCCTAACTTACTTATACCTGGCATAGTTGGCTTAGGAGGATTAATTGCAGGAATTCTCATCTATAGAATTTCTCCGGAAACTGCAGGAGGCGGTTTAGATTTTGCAATAACGACATATCATAAACTTCAAGGTAAAATAAGGAAGAGGGTTGCCTTTGTTGAGCTCTTCACTTCGACCATTATTTTAGGATCAGGGGGAAGTGCTGGAGATTTAGGTCCTATGGGTTTAATAGGAGGTTCATTAGGTTCTACAATTGCTCAATTATTAGATTTGACTCCTGAGGACATGAGGAAGGCTGTTGCAGTTGGAATAGGGGCAGGAATAGGGGCAATATTTAAAGCCCCTATAGGAGGCGCATTACTTTCTGCAGAAATTCTTTACAGGAGGGACTTAGAGCCTGACGTTATTTTACCCTCAATGGTTTCCGCTGCTATTGCTTATTCGATTTACGGCTCTTATGTAGGTTTTCAGCCACTCTTTGGAACTTATCCTTTCTGTTTTTCACCCCTAAGGCTACCATTTTACGCATTATTTGGAGTAATAATTGGTGTTCTCTCTATATTCTTTGTAACCCTATATTCCTCAATAGCTTCAGCGTTTAAGAGGCTTAAAATAAGGAGTGAATTAAAACCTGCCATTGGTGGAATTTTAGTTGGTTTACTTGTCCTCCTCTTTCCAGAAGTTTTGGGAACAGGCTACGGTTGGGATAACTTACTTGAGTTTGGAGTAATACCTTCTCTTCCTTTACCTTGTGCTTTCCTATTATTAATAGCTATAGTTAAGATGATTTCATCTTCGCTCACAATAGGTAGTGGGGGTTCGGGAGGAATAGAGGCCCCTGCATTTGAAATAGGTGCCTTCTTAGGTTCATCTTACGGTTTAATTACGCATAATCTTTTCCCTACCATAGTCCCGGTAATTGCTCCATTTGTAGTAATTGGGATGTTGACCATGTTCGGTGCAGCAGCAAAGGCTCCACTGTCAGTAATGATAATAATAACTGAAATGACTTCGTCCTTACAGCTTTTACCGGGAGAAATGATAGCTGTCGCCATTGCCTATGCAATTTCCGGTAAATATTCTTTGTATCCCTCCCAATATCCAACAAGAAGAGATTCGCCAGCACATAGGAGTGAATATGAAATTCCAGTAATGGAGGAAATAAGGATAAAGGAAGTCCCCCTAACTGAATTAAAGATTAAGGAGAATGATGACATAACCCTAGCTAAGAAGATGATGGAAGAGGAAGGTTATTTATCCTTACCCGTAGTTGATAACGAAGGAAACTTTGTGGGTGCAATATTTTATAGAGATATTGTAAACAAGCAAGGGAAAGTAAGAGATTACGCCGTTAGAGGAGTTCCTTACGTTACTCCTAGCGCGAATATTGAACATGCTTGGGAAATAATAACAAGGACTAAATCTAGGTGGGTTGCCGTGGTTGATAAAGGTAAACTATTAGGAGTAGTAACTCTTGACGACTTATTTATTGTTTATGAGAAGGAGTTGAGGAAGATTCATAACCACGAATAA
- a CDS encoding HEPN domain-containing protein: MDKVDVLLDEAEKDIKVGCYNKAVSASYFAVSMEIEKLGYKLRTTIPRRDDKLINILMHLGKDSLAKEAMYLYKKRKDADYGYESLKEEDAMKCLEISKRLVQEIGKIIRGYESSSTPSHKQ; the protein is encoded by the coding sequence ATGGACAAGGTTGACGTTCTTTTAGATGAGGCAGAAAAGGACATAAAAGTCGGCTGTTATAATAAGGCAGTATCAGCATCTTATTTTGCAGTAAGTATGGAAATAGAGAAATTAGGATATAAGCTTAGGACTACTATACCTAGGAGGGACGATAAGCTAATTAATATTTTAATGCATTTAGGCAAAGATAGCTTAGCAAAAGAAGCTATGTATTTATACAAGAAAAGAAAGGATGCAGATTATGGTTATGAAAGTCTGAAGGAGGAGGACGCAATGAAATGTCTTGAAATTTCAAAAAGATTAGTCCAAGAAATAGGGAAGATTATTCGTGGTTATGAATCTTCCTCAACTCCTTCTCATAAACAATAA
- a CDS encoding acetate--CoA ligase: MSLDPLFRPKSIAVVGASRNREKIGSIILRNLMTTYRGKIFPVNNKAETIEGMKSYKTLKEIPEEVDLAIISVPRQFSVEVMEDAVEKGVKASIVITSGFKEVGEEGAKLEDELISTARKGGIRVLGPNTMGLISPDFNGTFAYANVQRGEIALVVQSGGIGAYMLDWAQRTRTGISFLVSMGNQADVKEYEVIDYLSKDPETRAIFVYLEGVADGEKFLDVVPDAVSRKPVVFIKGGATAKGAEAVKTHTGSLAGSYEVFKAAINTVGGIFVEDLSDFLNLTRFVTSPEPIKSDILVVTNSGGHGVLTSDALSRNDLNMVDIPERIKGDLRKILPVTSLPKNPLDLSGDAGRDRYAEALKIVQDLDCTKLVIVQSLPVVSCSEVAKVLLNYKGKGVVGIMMGIDEDSALRILESASIPAFNFPEAAVKAIKYLTSKPNPRKKIRVAQPISSAVELTKGKEYLTDYEALKLMEIYGIKTPKWGIAQSEEEAQRVADNIGYPVVMKISADKPVHKTEMKGVIMNVEKDMVKSVYKELSQITKRVMIQEQLTGLEVFVGGIKDPVFGHTVLVGSGGIYVEVLKNVSYGISPVYEDEALEMLKESKVHDMLTARKRGYDEGSLIRTLVTVSRMIVDLNVKEMDINPLIVNEKGAFAVDVRILF; this comes from the coding sequence ATGTCTTTAGATCCTCTTTTCAGACCAAAATCTATAGCAGTAGTAGGAGCTTCAAGGAACAGGGAAAAGATAGGCAGTATAATTCTGAGGAATTTAATGACAACTTACAGAGGTAAAATCTTTCCAGTGAACAACAAGGCTGAGACGATAGAAGGAATGAAGTCTTACAAAACTTTGAAAGAAATTCCTGAGGAAGTCGATTTAGCAATAATCTCAGTCCCAAGGCAGTTTTCCGTTGAAGTAATGGAGGATGCAGTAGAGAAAGGCGTTAAAGCATCTATCGTCATAACTTCAGGATTTAAGGAGGTAGGTGAAGAAGGAGCAAAACTTGAGGACGAATTAATTTCAACAGCCAGGAAGGGAGGAATAAGAGTTTTAGGACCTAACACTATGGGATTAATTTCGCCAGACTTTAACGGGACCTTTGCTTACGCTAATGTACAAAGGGGAGAAATTGCATTAGTAGTCCAAAGCGGAGGAATAGGAGCCTACATGTTAGATTGGGCACAAAGGACTAGAACTGGAATAAGCTTCCTAGTCAGCATGGGTAATCAAGCTGACGTTAAGGAGTACGAAGTGATAGATTACTTATCTAAAGATCCGGAAACCAGGGCTATCTTTGTTTATCTAGAAGGAGTTGCTGACGGAGAGAAGTTTCTTGACGTCGTTCCTGATGCAGTATCAAGAAAACCTGTAGTTTTCATAAAGGGTGGTGCTACTGCAAAAGGTGCTGAAGCTGTAAAGACTCACACTGGAAGTCTTGCAGGCTCTTACGAAGTATTTAAGGCCGCAATTAACACTGTAGGAGGAATATTCGTAGAAGATTTGAGCGATTTCCTCAACTTAACTAGGTTTGTGACATCACCAGAGCCAATAAAAAGCGACATCTTGGTTGTAACTAACAGCGGAGGTCACGGAGTATTAACTTCTGACGCACTTTCAAGGAACGACCTAAATATGGTAGATATCCCTGAAAGGATAAAAGGCGACTTGAGAAAGATATTACCTGTAACAAGTCTGCCTAAAAATCCTTTGGATTTATCAGGAGACGCTGGGAGAGATAGGTACGCTGAAGCATTAAAGATTGTCCAAGACCTGGACTGCACAAAGCTCGTCATTGTACAATCTTTGCCCGTAGTAAGTTGTAGTGAAGTGGCAAAAGTTTTACTGAACTATAAGGGCAAGGGAGTAGTTGGCATAATGATGGGTATTGATGAGGACTCAGCACTAAGGATTTTAGAGTCTGCCTCCATACCTGCATTTAATTTCCCTGAAGCAGCAGTAAAGGCTATAAAGTACTTGACTTCAAAGCCAAACCCAAGGAAGAAGATAAGGGTAGCTCAGCCTATTTCATCAGCAGTAGAACTTACAAAGGGAAAAGAATACTTAACTGATTACGAGGCACTTAAATTAATGGAGATTTACGGTATAAAGACTCCGAAGTGGGGAATTGCTCAGTCTGAAGAAGAGGCGCAGAGAGTTGCAGACAACATTGGCTACCCAGTAGTAATGAAAATTTCAGCAGATAAACCAGTTCACAAGACTGAAATGAAAGGAGTAATAATGAACGTTGAGAAAGACATGGTAAAGAGCGTGTATAAGGAACTCTCACAGATAACTAAGAGGGTAATGATCCAAGAACAGCTCACGGGATTGGAGGTATTTGTAGGCGGTATAAAAGACCCGGTCTTCGGTCATACGGTGTTAGTAGGTAGTGGAGGAATTTACGTTGAAGTGCTGAAAAACGTAAGTTACGGAATTTCACCTGTATATGAGGACGAAGCCTTGGAAATGCTTAAGGAAAGTAAGGTTCATGATATGCTTACTGCGAGGAAGAGAGGTTACGATGAAGGCTCGTTAATAAGGACTTTAGTTACAGTCTCAAGGATGATAGTTGATTTGAACGTTAAAGAAATGGATATTAACCCATTAATTGTCAATGAAAAAGGAGCCTTTGCGGTCGATGTAAGGATTTTATTTTAA
- a CDS encoding ribbon-helix-helix domain-containing protein — protein sequence MGKLTVEISDDVEKELRTFVALDGYRRGKLSKIVEESIRDYISKHKVKVEGDEIEFNLNDLEKDKFYLIDYDGEKYAIQVTSDNKIRLYEVLGVEDKTVEGRNNSGS from the coding sequence ATGGGAAAACTTACTGTTGAGATCTCAGATGATGTAGAGAAAGAGTTAAGGACTTTCGTAGCTTTGGACGGCTATAGAAGAGGTAAATTAAGTAAAATAGTTGAAGAATCAATAAGAGATTACATTTCAAAACATAAGGTGAAAGTAGAAGGAGATGAAATAGAGTTCAACTTAAACGATCTTGAGAAGGATAAATTCTACTTAATAGATTATGATGGAGAAAAATATGCAATTCAAGTTACTTCTGATAATAAGATAAGGCTTTATGAGGTATTAGGAGTTGAAGATAAAACTGTGGAAGGCAGAAATAATTCTGGAAGTTAA
- a CDS encoding MBL fold metallo-hydrolase: MPCTGIHAAPSGPIEFPELVYSFVVCDEKVVMIDGGVANSIMDVSFLDKLDYLVITHLHIDHIGLIPDIVETYKPKILVYEGYKKHLENPEKINETARQVLGDLVDTYGEVKPIKGDILEVKGGEEINLGKNKMKIFYTPGHAKHHISIMIGDVLYTGDSAGGRYNGTPFPTTPPPLDFEKYLSSLEFQISLKPKVVGLSHGGFAPFTHMQELLEQLKSNVRVDIDIGGIQGEILRKHLEVNYKGLEEGLKARK, encoded by the coding sequence ATGCCATGCACCGGAATACATGCAGCACCATCTGGTCCAATAGAATTTCCAGAGTTAGTTTACTCCTTCGTAGTCTGCGATGAGAAAGTAGTAATGATTGATGGGGGAGTTGCAAACAGTATTATGGATGTTAGCTTTCTTGATAAGCTAGACTACCTTGTAATCACTCACTTACACATTGACCACATAGGTTTAATTCCGGACATTGTAGAAACTTATAAACCTAAAATCCTAGTTTACGAAGGCTACAAAAAACATCTAGAAAACCCTGAAAAGATAAACGAGACTGCAAGACAGGTTTTAGGCGACCTTGTAGATACTTACGGAGAAGTAAAACCAATTAAGGGAGATATCCTGGAAGTTAAAGGAGGAGAGGAGATAAACCTAGGTAAGAACAAAATGAAGATATTTTACACTCCAGGACATGCTAAGCACCATATTTCTATAATGATAGGCGACGTGCTGTATACTGGAGATTCTGCGGGCGGAAGATATAATGGTACACCTTTTCCTACAACTCCCCCACCCCTTGATTTTGAAAAATACTTATCCAGCCTTGAGTTTCAGATCTCTCTAAAGCCTAAAGTTGTGGGACTATCTCACGGAGGTTTTGCTCCTTTTACCCACATGCAAGAGCTTTTAGAGCAACTTAAGAGTAATGTTAGAGTTGATATTGATATTGGAGGAATACAAGGAGAAATACTTAGGAAGCATTTGGAAGTAAACTATAAGGGGTTAGAAGAAGGGTTAAAGGCTAGGAAATAA
- a CDS encoding APC family permease: MSNSKGQIGGARDYGTGSDRLLRRSLNKWELLFLSVGGVIGSGWLFGALYTASYAGGAGVLSWVVAGILVMFVGLAYGELGAAIPKSGGIVRYPHYTHGGVTGYVITWAYFLSAASVPAIEATATITYLSALIPGLIYPNGVLTPLGIVSAYIILILFFFLQYAGVGIMGKITHGVGWWKLIVPAITVVFLMAFYFHPANFTMGGGFFPSASMNASGFSGFAPVLYAIPTTGVIFSYLGFRQAVEYGGEGRNPQKDIPFAVIGALIIGILIYTLLQVAFTGAIDWSLVTVKVHNVTEAVTPGNWTALGSSNLVSGPYYTIMTSAKVLGPIVSLFAIWSFILLIDAVLSPSGTGWIYVGTAGRTVYGFASNGYLPGLFLKVGKTRVPVFALIAATIIAAVFMLPFPSWESLVGFISSATVFTYIMGGIGLETLRKTAPGLKRSFKLPAAKIIAPIATLASGLIVYWSGFATLFYVVTAIFLGFPIFFGYYAVRLGVPKKMAYPLGVIDLAVILLSAYSFDIATTGLSAGNTIALILYTLMMVGLSLANITILWIFTSEDVRKEIKASYWVFGFIFAIFLLSYFGALGLNPVIPFPTDVVIAAIIVLIFHYLAVKSGFRTEAIEDIIEETKEP, encoded by the coding sequence ATGTCTAACAGTAAAGGCCAGATCGGAGGAGCAAGAGATTACGGAACTGGTTCAGACAGACTTCTGAGAAGAAGTTTAAATAAATGGGAACTACTATTTTTATCAGTAGGAGGAGTAATAGGATCAGGTTGGCTATTTGGGGCGTTATATACTGCATCTTATGCAGGCGGTGCAGGAGTATTATCTTGGGTAGTAGCTGGAATACTAGTAATGTTTGTAGGTTTAGCTTATGGCGAATTAGGAGCAGCAATACCTAAGTCTGGAGGAATTGTAAGGTATCCTCATTATACTCACGGTGGAGTTACGGGATATGTTATAACTTGGGCATATTTCTTATCTGCAGCTTCAGTACCTGCGATTGAGGCAACTGCTACTATAACTTACTTGTCAGCTCTGATACCGGGTTTAATATATCCTAATGGAGTATTAACTCCGTTAGGAATTGTGTCAGCGTATATTATACTAATCCTCTTCTTCTTTCTCCAATATGCAGGAGTAGGAATAATGGGCAAAATAACTCATGGAGTAGGCTGGTGGAAGCTAATAGTTCCAGCAATTACTGTAGTATTTTTAATGGCATTTTACTTCCATCCTGCAAACTTTACAATGGGCGGAGGATTCTTCCCCAGTGCATCAATGAATGCTTCAGGATTTTCTGGCTTCGCTCCGGTACTTTATGCAATACCTACTACTGGAGTTATATTTTCTTACTTAGGCTTTAGGCAGGCAGTAGAATATGGAGGAGAAGGAAGGAATCCGCAGAAGGACATACCTTTTGCAGTAATAGGAGCACTCATAATAGGAATACTAATTTATACATTACTTCAAGTAGCATTTACTGGAGCTATTGACTGGTCTTTAGTAACTGTAAAAGTACATAATGTGACTGAGGCTGTAACACCTGGAAACTGGACTGCATTAGGTAGCTCTAACCTAGTGAGTGGGCCTTACTACACGATCATGACTTCAGCAAAAGTTTTAGGTCCTATAGTTTCGTTATTTGCAATCTGGAGTTTTATACTATTAATTGACGCAGTGCTTTCTCCTAGCGGTACTGGTTGGATTTACGTAGGAACTGCAGGAAGGACAGTTTACGGTTTCGCAAGCAACGGATACTTACCAGGTTTATTCTTAAAGGTAGGTAAGACGAGAGTTCCCGTTTTCGCATTAATAGCGGCAACAATAATTGCAGCAGTCTTCATGTTGCCATTTCCATCTTGGGAATCCTTAGTAGGTTTCATATCTTCTGCAACAGTATTTACTTATATAATGGGAGGAATAGGACTTGAAACTTTAAGGAAAACTGCTCCGGGCTTAAAGAGAAGCTTTAAGTTACCTGCAGCTAAAATAATAGCTCCTATAGCAACTTTAGCTTCAGGATTAATAGTATATTGGTCTGGATTTGCTACACTGTTTTACGTTGTAACTGCAATATTCTTAGGTTTTCCAATATTCTTCGGTTATTATGCAGTTAGATTGGGAGTTCCTAAAAAGATGGCATATCCTTTAGGAGTTATTGATCTTGCAGTAATTCTATTAAGTGCATACTCCTTTGATATTGCAACTACTGGACTTTCTGCAGGTAATACTATAGCTTTAATACTTTACACGCTAATGATGGTAGGTCTATCATTAGCCAACATTACGATATTATGGATATTCACCAGTGAAGATGTAAGAAAAGAAATTAAGGCAAGCTATTGGGTATTTGGTTTCATATTTGCAATATTCCTGCTTTCGTACTTCGGAGCCTTAGGATTAAATCCAGTGATACCGTTCCCAACAGATGTTGTGATTGCAGCAATAATAGTACTCATCTTCCATTATTTAGCAGTAAAGTCTGGGTTCAGAACAGAAGCAATAGAAGATATAATCGAAGAAACTAAAGAACCTTAA